The following coding sequences lie in one Streptomyces albofaciens JCM 4342 genomic window:
- a CDS encoding DUF397 domain-containing protein, translated as MSDNLYERQAVGPFAALCGGGDEGDDSMESCITVSELHGGGYALRDSKPEGAGRELRMSRDEITAFARKWMEQHG; from the coding sequence ATGAGCGACAATCTGTACGAGAGGCAGGCCGTCGGCCCCTTCGCCGCCCTGTGTGGCGGCGGGGACGAGGGTGACGATTCGATGGAAAGCTGCATCACCGTATCCGAGCTGCACGGCGGCGGATACGCCCTCCGCGACTCCAAGCCCGAGGGCGCCGGCCGCGAACTGCGCATGAGCCGTGACGAAATCACCGCATTCGCTCGAAAGTGGATGGAGCAGCACGGCTAA
- a CDS encoding phage tail tape measure protein produces the protein MVGELAATIRVDDSGARAGIRRAEAAMRAGGDRMAADAGSSGQQAGRQLGDGVADGAERGGGRAASKVGEALKKGIAAAAIGATIGGALIAGIGSALEQGKIPGQLQAQLGTTGPVAAKYGKVAGDLYAGAVVDSVQDGAEIIKGIARNGLLPPEATQAQVQTMGRRVADTAAVMGEDVSKVSRAVGTMMKNGLAKSADEAMDVLVKGAQNGIDTAEDLLDTFSEYPTEFRQLGLDAKTSMGLLQQGLKGGARDADVVADALKEFTLQAQGMNDATKKAYADLGLSGEKMQAVFQKGGPAAGKAFEQVITKLRAVKDPAKKSEIALGLFGTKFEDMQQAIYALDPAHAVQALGKVKGATDAAGNAMRDNAATKIEKFKRSLTQGAVEVIGTYVVPALIKLGQWVLSLGSKWDTVTGFVSRNSTALTIAASVITLLMLPTLVSLGVQATTTGAAVVASWATQSAAAVTGAARFVASNAMTLAGWAAQGAAATVNAARVVAGWVLMGAQSMIQGARMAAAWLLAMGPIPLIIAAVVGLVALIVSNWDSIKAKTAAVWDWIWEKIKAVGQFLIDLFLNFTLVGIIIKHWDSIKAGTQRVWTAIVDWVKALPGRIVDFFLNWTLVGLIIKHWSSIKEGTKRKAGEMLDFVRGLPGRIVGFFGDFGSMLYDKGLDLIRGLWNGIRNMGPWLARKLTSWAKDMIPGPIARALGIHSPSRLMRDKIGKFIPAGVVEGIKAGAPAIDRTMRNLVSVPPAPQFAAAGGPSYGPGFGGGMAPAVHIENWHAGSASADQTAAALAWHAKGRG, from the coding sequence ATGGTCGGCGAACTCGCCGCAACCATCCGGGTCGATGACAGCGGGGCCCGTGCGGGTATCCGCCGCGCCGAGGCCGCCATGCGCGCCGGCGGCGACCGCATGGCCGCCGACGCGGGCAGCAGCGGGCAGCAGGCCGGCCGCCAGCTCGGCGACGGCGTCGCCGACGGGGCCGAGCGCGGCGGAGGCCGCGCGGCAAGCAAGGTCGGCGAGGCCCTGAAGAAGGGGATCGCCGCCGCGGCGATCGGCGCCACCATCGGTGGCGCGCTGATCGCGGGTATCGGCTCGGCCCTCGAACAGGGCAAGATCCCTGGTCAGCTTCAGGCGCAGCTCGGCACCACCGGGCCCGTGGCCGCCAAGTACGGCAAGGTCGCCGGCGATCTGTACGCGGGCGCGGTCGTCGACTCAGTGCAGGACGGCGCCGAGATCATCAAGGGCATCGCCAGGAATGGCCTGCTGCCGCCGGAGGCGACACAGGCACAGGTCCAGACGATGGGCCGACGGGTGGCGGACACCGCCGCCGTCATGGGCGAGGACGTTTCCAAGGTCTCTCGTGCCGTCGGCACGATGATGAAAAACGGCCTCGCCAAATCGGCGGATGAGGCCATGGACGTTCTTGTCAAGGGCGCCCAGAACGGCATCGATACCGCCGAGGATCTGCTCGACACATTCAGTGAGTATCCAACCGAATTCCGGCAGCTTGGCCTCGACGCGAAAACGTCCATGGGCCTGCTTCAGCAGGGACTCAAGGGCGGCGCGCGCGATGCCGACGTAGTCGCCGACGCGCTGAAAGAGTTCACTCTGCAAGCGCAGGGGATGAACGACGCCACGAAAAAGGCGTATGCGGATCTTGGCCTGTCCGGCGAGAAGATGCAGGCTGTTTTCCAGAAGGGCGGACCGGCCGCCGGGAAAGCCTTCGAGCAGGTCATCACGAAACTGCGGGCCGTCAAAGACCCAGCGAAGAAAAGCGAGATCGCCCTCGGACTGTTCGGTACGAAGTTCGAGGACATGCAGCAGGCGATTTACGCCCTCGATCCTGCGCACGCGGTGCAGGCCCTCGGCAAGGTCAAGGGCGCCACCGACGCGGCCGGCAACGCGATGCGCGACAACGCCGCCACCAAGATTGAGAAGTTCAAGCGGTCGTTGACGCAGGGTGCCGTCGAGGTGATCGGCACGTACGTGGTCCCGGCGTTGATCAAGTTGGGTCAGTGGGTGCTCTCGCTCGGCTCCAAGTGGGACACCGTCACGGGTTTCGTATCCCGCAACTCAACCGCCCTGACGATCGCGGCGAGCGTGATTACGCTCCTGATGCTGCCCACCCTGGTCAGCCTCGGCGTACAGGCCACCACGACCGGCGCGGCCGTGGTCGCGAGCTGGGCCACGCAGAGCGCCGCCGCGGTAACCGGCGCGGCGCGGTTCGTCGCCTCGAACGCTATGACGTTGGCCGGGTGGGCGGCGCAGGGTGCCGCCGCCACGGTCAACGCCGCGCGCGTGGTGGCCGGTTGGGTGCTCATGGGCGCGCAGTCCATGATCCAGGGCGCCCGGATGGCCGCGGCGTGGCTGCTGGCCATGGGCCCGATACCGCTGATCATCGCGGCAGTTGTCGGCCTGGTCGCGCTGATCGTCTCCAACTGGGATTCCATCAAGGCGAAGACGGCTGCCGTCTGGGACTGGATTTGGGAGAAGATCAAGGCCGTTGGTCAATTCCTGATCGACCTGTTCCTGAACTTCACCCTCGTCGGCATCATCATCAAGCACTGGGATTCCATCAAGGCCGGAACTCAGCGCGTGTGGACGGCCATCGTCGATTGGGTCAAGGCCCTGCCGGGCCGCATCGTCGATTTCTTCCTGAACTGGACTCTCGTTGGGCTGATCATTAAGCACTGGAGTTCCATCAAGGAGGGCACGAAGCGCAAGGCCGGGGAAATGCTCGATTTCGTACGCGGACTGCCGGGCCGGATCGTCGGGTTCTTCGGCGACTTCGGATCGATGCTCTACGACAAGGGCCTCGACCTGATCCGCGGCCTGTGGAACGGCATTCGCAACATGGGCCCGTGGCTGGCACGCAAACTGACGAGCTGGGCCAAGGACATGATCCCCGGGCCGATCGCCCGCGCGCTGGGCATCCACTCGCCCTCGCGCCTGATGCGCGACAAGATCGGCAAGTTCATTCCGGCCGGTGTCGTCGAGGGCATCAAGGCAGGCGCCCCCGCCATCGACCGCACCATGCGCAATCTCGTGAGTGTTCCGCCCGCGCCGCAGTTCGCCGCCGCCGGCGGACCGTCGTACGGCCCGGGTTTCGGCGGGGGCATGGCGCCCGCGGTGCACATCGAGAACTGGCACGCCGGATCGGCGTCCGCTGATCAGACGGCCGCGGCGCTGGCCTGGCACGCCAAGGGCAGGGGGTGA
- a CDS encoding DUF7426 family protein — protein sequence MAFKELGELLDETLQLPVAGTVYTVPAPSAEVGLRVQAIINAAAVAADGGRVDEQVLGDAAERDLFRDVLGTAHGQMVADGVPWPALKHSAITAMVWIAQDKAAAEAFWNSGGDPNRLAPNRAERRARSGAAKSTPNRGSTSGTSGPKARPRPAGKGRAPR from the coding sequence ATGGCGTTCAAGGAACTCGGCGAACTCCTCGACGAGACCCTGCAACTCCCCGTCGCAGGCACCGTCTACACCGTGCCCGCCCCGTCCGCCGAGGTCGGCCTGCGGGTGCAGGCGATCATCAACGCGGCGGCGGTCGCCGCCGACGGCGGACGCGTCGACGAGCAGGTACTCGGCGACGCGGCCGAGCGCGACCTGTTCCGCGACGTGCTCGGCACCGCGCACGGTCAGATGGTGGCCGACGGCGTGCCGTGGCCCGCCCTCAAACACTCGGCGATCACGGCCATGGTGTGGATCGCGCAGGACAAGGCCGCCGCCGAAGCGTTCTGGAACTCCGGCGGCGACCCAAACCGCTTGGCCCCGAATCGGGCGGAGCGTCGGGCCCGGTCGGGCGCGGCGAAGTCGACCCCGAATCGGGGCTCTACGAGTGGTACGAGTGGCCCGAAGGCCAGGCCCCGCCCCGCGGGCAAGGGCCGCGCGCCGCGCTGA
- a CDS encoding helix-turn-helix domain-containing protein: MPPRDNPTARQTRLGAELRKMRDLAGKTAREAAGLISTDQAKISHIEAGRVGISEDRIRRLAVLYACTDTALVDALCAIAREHRGQHWWDEYRGILAPGFLDIAELEHHATSLRCLQPVTIPGVLQTENYVRALFAGVLPELPADEVNARTEHRMRRQVIFARETPPPFQTIVHEAALRMRIGGRKVAKEQLERLLEVSHRPEITLRVIPFSSDDFVEVTQTVMYAGGPVPQLDTIHLDTPFGGRFLDAAADLDRYRLLLDTAERASLNPDDSRSFIHHIAREL, translated from the coding sequence ATGCCGCCAAGGGACAACCCGACCGCACGCCAAACGCGTCTTGGTGCCGAGCTGCGAAAGATGCGCGACCTCGCAGGCAAGACAGCCCGGGAGGCTGCTGGCCTCATCTCGACAGACCAAGCGAAGATCAGCCACATCGAAGCGGGCAGGGTCGGCATCAGCGAGGACCGCATCAGGCGGCTTGCCGTGCTCTACGCCTGCACCGACACCGCGCTCGTCGACGCGCTTTGCGCCATAGCGCGCGAGCATCGCGGCCAACACTGGTGGGACGAGTACCGCGGCATCCTGGCGCCCGGCTTCCTCGACATCGCCGAGTTGGAGCACCACGCCACGAGCCTCCGCTGCTTGCAGCCGGTGACCATCCCTGGCGTCCTACAGACCGAGAACTACGTACGCGCCCTGTTCGCCGGTGTACTGCCCGAACTGCCGGCTGACGAGGTCAACGCCCGCACCGAACACCGGATGCGCCGCCAGGTGATCTTCGCCCGCGAAACGCCGCCACCGTTTCAGACCATCGTGCATGAGGCTGCGTTGCGTATGCGCATTGGTGGGCGCAAGGTAGCCAAGGAGCAGTTGGAACGACTGCTTGAGGTGTCCCACCGGCCAGAGATCACCCTGCGCGTGATTCCGTTTAGCAGCGATGATTTCGTTGAGGTCACTCAGACGGTGATGTACGCCGGTGGCCCAGTCCCGCAGTTGGACACGATCCACCTCGACACCCCTTTCGGCGGTCGATTCTTGGATGCGGCCGCCGATCTGGACCGGTACCGCCTGTTGCTCGATACAGCCGAGCGTGCGTCACTTAACCCGGACGACTCGCGCAGTTTCATCCACCACATCGCAAGAGAACTGTGA
- a CDS encoding ATP-binding protein → MTLAPPAPPPAPPEAHRSFRFDLPSGDTAPRIARTVVEDLLTLTDADELAADAKALVSELVTNVYQHTRTAVVRLDVAVHPNSVRVVVWDDAPGSRLLSLRPLHDDVTGRGLLLVDAFASRWGVYQPNVEERRRKGVWFAIDRKDAAL, encoded by the coding sequence ATGACTCTCGCACCCCCGGCACCACCGCCCGCACCCCCCGAAGCGCACCGCTCGTTCCGGTTCGATCTGCCCAGCGGAGACACCGCGCCCAGGATCGCCCGGACCGTGGTGGAAGACCTGCTGACCCTGACCGACGCCGACGAACTCGCCGCCGACGCAAAGGCGCTGGTTAGTGAGCTGGTCACGAATGTGTATCAGCACACCCGAACGGCCGTCGTACGGCTCGACGTTGCCGTGCATCCGAACTCTGTGCGCGTGGTCGTGTGGGACGACGCCCCCGGTAGCCGACTCCTCAGCCTGCGCCCCCTGCACGACGACGTAACCGGGCGCGGCCTGCTGCTCGTTGACGCGTTCGCGTCGCGCTGGGGCGTCTACCAGCCCAATGTCGAGGAACGCCGACGCAAGGGCGTGTGGTTCGCGATCGACCGAAAGGACGCTGCCTTATGA
- a CDS encoding peptidoglycan-binding protein has protein sequence MSYARRVITTARAEVGTHEGRSGGRWNNVQKYSPSVPGLEWSQGQPWCSTFVSWVFRQAGCAHLAPVTASCAVGVDWFRRRGRFTEYPVIAGPVYFGPGGGSHVGICIAYTDSTITTVEANTNANGSSEGDGVYLKSRPRKSSYVYGYGIPDYPEGVVLADPAWKGRRGVTFFGHQASADDLPAGNDRPAPTEYEPFPGADWFKRSPRSPIVTAMGRRLVEEGCSAYSDGPGPQWTNADRESFRKWQKRLGDAPQYCDGWPGRRQWDALKVPKV, from the coding sequence TTGTCCTACGCACGTCGCGTCATCACTACCGCCCGCGCCGAGGTCGGCACCCATGAGGGCCGCTCCGGCGGGCGCTGGAACAACGTCCAGAAGTACAGCCCTTCCGTACCAGGGCTGGAGTGGTCGCAGGGTCAGCCGTGGTGCTCGACCTTCGTTTCGTGGGTCTTCCGGCAGGCCGGATGCGCCCACCTTGCCCCGGTCACCGCGTCCTGTGCGGTCGGCGTCGACTGGTTCCGCCGCCGCGGTCGGTTCACCGAGTACCCCGTGATCGCCGGACCCGTGTACTTCGGGCCCGGCGGCGGTAGCCACGTCGGTATCTGCATCGCGTACACCGATTCGACGATCACCACCGTGGAAGCCAATACGAACGCGAACGGCAGCTCGGAAGGCGACGGGGTGTACCTGAAGTCCCGCCCGCGCAAGTCGAGTTACGTCTACGGGTACGGCATCCCGGACTACCCCGAGGGTGTCGTGCTGGCCGATCCGGCATGGAAGGGCCGCCGCGGCGTGACATTCTTCGGTCACCAGGCGTCCGCCGACGACCTGCCCGCCGGCAACGACCGTCCGGCCCCTACCGAGTACGAGCCGTTCCCGGGCGCCGACTGGTTCAAGCGGTCGCCCCGCTCCCCGATCGTGACCGCGATGGGCCGCCGCCTGGTCGAAGAAGGCTGCTCGGCGTACTCCGACGGGCCCGGCCCGCAGTGGACCAACGCTGATCGCGAGTCGTTCCGCAAGTGGCAGAAGCGCCTCGGCGACGCCCCGCAGTACTGCGACGGGTGGCCCGGCCGCCGTCAGTGGGACGCCCTAAAGGTCCCCAAGGTCTGA
- a CDS encoding phage distal tail protein: MAGDLVTLPGHIQYGDLLLGPGTAVRWKSLTGWIDTPGLDSGTVARSDGHGAYPGPLYAQPRTITVDGLVIRTAPGAMSAAVRTLSAHLALRDDELPLVIRLDDAPPLMCWARCLRRSIPVDTGYRIGASIGGAIQFEATDPRLYSLTEQRIETRLPAPEPGLDWHLDPGPEHLDWNTVPSPEGVDFGAPGSTGALIAVNEGDTDTHPVIVFRGPVARPSLTNLRTGEAVEYDIDLAPDDVLHVDTNAGTVTLNGGASRLHTATARSVPEQAFTLAPGVAQLAFRAAPGSSDPRASVTVRYRSAYW, from the coding sequence ATGGCCGGCGACCTGGTCACCCTGCCTGGCCACATCCAGTACGGCGACCTGTTGCTCGGCCCCGGCACCGCCGTGCGCTGGAAGTCCCTCACAGGCTGGATCGATACGCCCGGCCTCGATTCGGGCACCGTTGCCCGCTCGGACGGGCACGGCGCCTATCCGGGGCCGCTGTATGCACAGCCGCGCACAATCACGGTGGATGGGCTGGTGATCCGTACGGCGCCTGGCGCAATGTCGGCCGCCGTACGGACCCTGTCCGCACACCTCGCACTCCGCGACGACGAACTGCCGCTCGTGATCCGCCTCGACGACGCTCCGCCGCTGATGTGCTGGGCCCGGTGCCTGCGCCGCTCCATCCCCGTCGACACCGGGTACCGCATCGGCGCGAGCATCGGCGGCGCGATCCAGTTCGAGGCCACCGACCCGCGCCTCTACTCCCTCACCGAGCAGCGCATCGAGACCCGCCTGCCCGCCCCCGAACCCGGTCTCGACTGGCACCTCGACCCGGGCCCCGAACACCTCGACTGGAACACGGTTCCCAGCCCCGAGGGCGTCGACTTCGGCGCCCCGGGCTCGACCGGTGCCCTGATCGCCGTCAACGAGGGGGACACCGACACACACCCCGTGATCGTCTTCCGGGGCCCGGTCGCCCGGCCGAGCCTGACGAATCTGCGCACGGGCGAGGCGGTCGAGTACGACATCGACCTCGCCCCCGACGACGTGCTGCACGTCGACACCAACGCCGGCACCGTCACCCTCAACGGCGGCGCCTCGCGCCTGCACACCGCGACCGCCCGCTCGGTCCCGGAGCAGGCATTCACCCTCGCCCCCGGTGTCGCACAGCTTGCGTTCCGGGCCGCGCCCGGATCATCCGACCCCCGCGCGAGCGTCACCGTGCGCTACCGCTCGGCCTACTGGTAA
- a CDS encoding Rmf/CrpP fold protein, whose amino-acid sequence MGTREQVIRAVTAGAEARRRGDRPSTCPYPRDSLLRSAWIRGYTRAAPPAPGREDDQ is encoded by the coding sequence ATGGGAACGCGCGAGCAGGTCATCCGGGCCGTCACCGCCGGGGCCGAGGCCCGACGCCGCGGCGACCGGCCGTCCACCTGCCCGTACCCGCGTGACTCCCTGCTGCGCTCCGCGTGGATTCGCGGATACACCCGCGCCGCGCCACCCGCGCCCGGCCGCGAAGACGACCAGTAG
- a CDS encoding DUF397 domain-containing protein, whose protein sequence is MDSKLIWQKSSFSGGGGEQCVEIAEATGSIFLRESDDPNVIATLTRDNLGALIRHVKLGALDHRAH, encoded by the coding sequence ATGGACTCGAAATTGATATGGCAGAAGTCTTCCTTTTCTGGTGGCGGGGGTGAGCAGTGCGTTGAGATCGCCGAGGCAACCGGTTCGATCTTCCTCCGAGAGAGTGACGACCCGAACGTCATTGCGACCCTAACTCGGGACAACCTTGGCGCTCTCATCCGGCACGTCAAGTTGGGCGCCCTGGATCACCGCGCCCACTGA
- a CDS encoding lasso RiPP family leader peptide-containing protein: MPDIHEEIEYEKPELAEVGDFTELTRGFVGNSYDNFGGMFLNF, from the coding sequence ATGCCGGACATTCACGAAGAGATCGAGTACGAGAAGCCCGAACTGGCGGAAGTTGGCGACTTCACAGAACTGACGCGCGGGTTCGTCGGTAACAGCTACGACAACTTCGGCGGGATGTTCCTGAACTTCTGA
- a CDS encoding collagen-like triple helix repeat-containing protein: protein MLPENIPVVTVTGRFLSPDGQPLSGSVTFRAPGQVTFPESDVILGGPVVATLDAQGRITARLPATDAPHMDPSGWSYTVAEQLAGIPNGRSYQVLLPAETPQVDLADIAPTDPSKPNYVAVRGKSAYEVALANGFSGTVADWLASLVGPRGPEGATGPRGEQGPRGDRGEQGPPGADGAPGKDGAPGVVQSVNGHRAAEVTLDAADVHAVPDTAPGAPGGVAQLDADGRVPAAQLPPITAGGVMSVNGDKGPDVQLDAARVGAIPAAAAGTAGGVATLDGAGDVPTAQLPPYLAGTWGPADYGLAAWAYDLAPSSPTPGDAPSQAGRLYLVGVPLRQAAKISRVACHTMGFNKPSSGVTAAYMGIYDTALNRIATTANLASTWVEEHRIGGSLTPYNLTAPVQLDAGGYYVAILIKGSGTSVPYLAAANWAPSTGTVSGPRQVTTSGVYRWLQTSSTTLTSLPATLRLADMAEANTCYWAALG, encoded by the coding sequence GTGCTGCCCGAGAACATCCCCGTCGTCACCGTGACCGGCCGTTTCCTCTCCCCCGACGGGCAACCCCTGTCCGGATCCGTCACCTTCCGCGCCCCCGGGCAGGTGACCTTTCCTGAGTCCGACGTGATCCTCGGCGGGCCGGTCGTGGCGACGCTCGACGCGCAGGGCCGCATCACCGCGCGCCTGCCCGCGACCGATGCCCCGCACATGGACCCGTCCGGCTGGTCGTACACCGTCGCCGAACAGCTCGCCGGAATCCCCAACGGCCGCAGCTATCAGGTCCTCTTGCCCGCGGAGACACCGCAGGTCGACCTCGCCGACATCGCGCCCACCGACCCCAGCAAGCCCAACTACGTCGCCGTACGCGGCAAGAGCGCCTACGAGGTGGCCCTCGCGAACGGCTTCTCCGGCACCGTCGCCGACTGGCTCGCTTCCCTGGTCGGACCGCGCGGGCCGGAGGGTGCGACCGGCCCACGCGGCGAACAGGGCCCCCGCGGCGACCGCGGCGAGCAGGGCCCGCCCGGAGCCGACGGAGCACCGGGCAAGGACGGCGCCCCCGGCGTCGTCCAGTCCGTCAACGGCCACCGCGCGGCCGAGGTCACCCTCGACGCCGCCGACGTGCACGCCGTCCCGGACACCGCGCCGGGCGCACCGGGCGGCGTCGCGCAGCTCGACGCCGACGGACGCGTACCCGCCGCCCAGCTCCCCCCGATCACCGCGGGCGGCGTGATGTCCGTGAACGGCGACAAGGGGCCCGACGTGCAGCTCGACGCCGCGCGCGTCGGAGCGATCCCCGCCGCCGCGGCCGGCACTGCCGGAGGCGTCGCGACCCTCGACGGGGCCGGCGATGTGCCGACCGCGCAGCTGCCGCCGTACCTCGCCGGGACGTGGGGGCCGGCCGACTACGGCCTCGCCGCGTGGGCGTACGACCTCGCGCCGTCCTCCCCGACCCCGGGGGATGCGCCCTCGCAGGCCGGACGCCTGTACCTGGTCGGCGTGCCGCTCCGCCAGGCCGCCAAGATCAGCCGCGTTGCCTGCCACACCATGGGGTTCAACAAGCCCAGCAGCGGCGTCACAGCGGCGTACATGGGCATCTACGACACCGCCCTCAACCGGATAGCCACTACCGCGAACCTAGCCTCGACGTGGGTCGAGGAACACCGCATCGGCGGATCGCTCACCCCCTACAACCTCACGGCCCCGGTGCAGCTCGACGCGGGCGGGTACTACGTCGCGATCCTGATCAAGGGCAGCGGCACCAGCGTGCCGTACCTCGCCGCCGCCAACTGGGCCCCCAGCACCGGCACCGTGTCCGGCCCGCGGCAGGTCACGACCAGCGGCGTCTACCGCTGGCTCCAGACCTCCAGCACCACCCTTACGAGCCTGCCCGCCACGCTCCGCCTCGCCGACATGGCCGAGGCGAACACGTGCTACTGGGCCGCCCTCGGCTAA
- a CDS encoding minor capsid protein gives MSYTVDLLDGLARLLDTAGVGTYRPDGVYAAGETAITIAATPPVPDRVICLSAYPVEESAALTDTTTGIQVRTRAGPDPREVDALDDQVLDVLHGSGPHHWGAAWVQLIYRNSAAPIGADGSGRAERSSNYYARAHRAARHLE, from the coding sequence ATGTCCTACACCGTCGACCTGCTCGACGGTCTCGCCCGCCTGCTCGACACCGCAGGCGTCGGCACCTACCGGCCCGACGGCGTGTACGCGGCCGGCGAGACCGCCATCACCATTGCCGCCACTCCTCCCGTGCCCGACCGGGTCATCTGCCTGTCCGCGTACCCGGTCGAGGAGTCCGCGGCCCTGACCGACACCACCACCGGCATACAGGTGCGCACCCGCGCCGGGCCGGACCCGCGCGAAGTCGACGCCCTCGACGACCAGGTGCTCGACGTGCTGCACGGCTCCGGCCCCCACCACTGGGGCGCGGCATGGGTGCAGCTCATCTACCGCAACTCGGCCGCCCCGATCGGCGCCGACGGCTCCGGGCGCGCGGAGCGCAGCAGCAACTACTACGCCCGCGCCCACCGCGCGGCCCGACATCTGGAATAG
- a CDS encoding major capsid protein, producing MAITLADAKLNTQDDIDLMVIDEFRKSSWLLDNLTFDDVVNPAGGGATLTYGYTRLVTERGAAFRPLNSEYSTEQAKRTRASVDLAVLGGAFEIDRVLSNLGPAATAETTFQMNQTIKSARAFFSDQVINGTRNTATATGFEGLSKILTGSATEYKPAADWSTPADQAAAHNALDSLDEFLGLLDDTPSALLGNKKTIARVRSLARRAGYYTRSENAFGQTVEAYNGIPFVDLGAKAGSADPVIGIDAKTGTTDLYAVRLGLDGFHGVSTVGSNLVRQWLPDFATAGAVKKGEVELGPVAVALKATKAAAVWRGIKVNQGTGTGGA from the coding sequence ATGGCTATCACCCTCGCCGACGCCAAGCTGAACACGCAGGACGACATCGACCTCATGGTGATTGATGAGTTCCGCAAGTCGAGTTGGCTGCTCGACAACCTGACCTTCGATGATGTCGTGAACCCCGCCGGGGGCGGCGCGACGCTCACCTACGGATACACCCGACTCGTCACTGAGCGCGGCGCCGCCTTCCGCCCGCTGAACTCGGAGTACAGCACCGAGCAGGCCAAGCGGACCCGCGCGAGCGTCGACCTTGCGGTACTTGGCGGCGCGTTCGAGATCGACCGCGTCCTGTCCAACCTCGGCCCCGCCGCCACCGCGGAAACCACCTTCCAGATGAACCAGACGATCAAGAGCGCGCGGGCGTTCTTCTCCGACCAGGTCATCAACGGCACCCGCAACACAGCGACCGCCACAGGATTCGAGGGCCTTTCCAAGATCCTCACCGGGTCCGCCACCGAATACAAGCCGGCCGCCGACTGGTCGACCCCCGCCGACCAGGCCGCCGCACACAACGCCCTCGACTCCCTCGACGAATTCCTCGGCCTGCTGGACGACACCCCGAGCGCGCTGCTCGGCAACAAGAAGACCATCGCCCGCGTACGCAGCCTCGCCCGCCGGGCCGGCTACTACACCCGCAGCGAGAACGCGTTCGGGCAGACCGTCGAGGCGTACAACGGCATCCCGTTTGTGGACCTGGGCGCCAAGGCTGGCAGCGCCGACCCCGTGATCGGCATCGACGCCAAGACCGGCACCACCGACCTGTACGCCGTCCGCCTCGGCCTCGACGGTTTCCACGGTGTCTCGACCGTCGGCAGCAACCTGGTACGGCAGTGGCTCCCGGACTTCGCCACCGCCGGCGCCGTCAAGAAGGGCGAGGTGGAACTCGGTCCGGTTGCCGTCGCGCTCAAGGCGACGAAGGCCGCCGCTGTGTGGCGCGGCATCAAGGTCAACCAGGGCACCGGCACCGGCGGGGCGTAA
- a CDS encoding phage tail tube protein, whose protein sequence is MSTPTPPAETITALARRYRCEIDMSTDGTTPAWTLLPGITEFAPKIEPTQQESTTYDAEGWVEQTVTMLAWSIETTIAHRAHPTTGVFNAVQERLRKASMAFGAGSYVRVRYYDRNGAPDAYQGTALVTWEPDGGGADELDTVKITLTGSGPLTEITNPAAGTGKTLTPEKGAA, encoded by the coding sequence GTGAGCACCCCGACGCCGCCGGCCGAGACGATCACCGCGCTTGCGCGCCGGTACCGGTGCGAGATCGACATGAGCACGGACGGCACCACCCCCGCTTGGACGCTGCTACCCGGCATCACCGAGTTCGCGCCGAAGATCGAACCCACACAGCAGGAGTCGACGACGTACGACGCCGAGGGGTGGGTCGAGCAGACCGTGACCATGCTCGCCTGGTCGATCGAGACGACCATCGCGCACCGCGCCCACCCGACCACCGGCGTTTTCAACGCCGTGCAGGAACGTTTGCGCAAGGCATCGATGGCGTTCGGTGCTGGCTCGTATGTGCGGGTGCGGTACTACGACCGCAACGGCGCCCCGGACGCCTACCAGGGCACGGCCCTGGTCACCTGGGAGCCGGACGGCGGCGGCGCCGACGAACTCGACACCGTCAAGATCACACTCACCGGGTCGGGCCCGCTGACCGAGATCACCAACCCCGCCGCTGGAACCGGCAAGACGCTGACCCCTGAGAAGGGGGCCGCGTAA